The region cgaATAATTAGCCGcaataaatattaaactaaaacttagcaataataatgctaggttacATCAAAGAAAAAGACAATTGCTAGAAGTGAAGCGCTGCCCAaatttcgagtcgtcactttaacaagtgagtgcatagtccctttcattaacatgatttaatacaagtattaattaaagtattaattatatgtttatgtgtgagaTATTTGATATTGCCTGAAATAGGTGTTAAAGagcatatatgataatatatgatgatttaggatacatGATAAACCTAAATAAATTGAGATAAATATCAGGTAGTATTTCCATATGATTATGGGTGTGATACACAGAGGGTGGAACTTTAAAATTTGTAagtgatccgagagcatggattagacatagtcatttttccttagtccgagagtatggagagggcatagtcatttgtcattaatccgagagcgtggattagacatagtcattagtccctagtccgagagtatggagtgGGCATAAGTCATTTGTCATTGATCCGATAGCATGGATTAGATGTAGTCATTCATacctaatccgagagtatggattagataaAGCCGTTCATtttagatctgagagtatggatcttGTCGTTGTGAGGTTCAACGGGGTGGGGTAAATTGCTTATGTGAGGTGAAATTGTATGATGCGcgctctaatatatatatatatatatatatatatatatatatatatgtatgtatgtatgtatgtatgtgtgttataACATAGTGGGagtgaaatccctatgtacttaccaggtttcccaacctgacccacttagtttattatATGACAGGTAGCGGTATGAAAAATACATTttgctgagagattcaaggagtattaaACCCCTAGTTTAATTACTATAAGGCTTGTAATATGTCGTTAcgtttatgtttctgtattgacgatggcatcccaatgttttaatataaacaaaatatatttcttcggaatgctttgataatatcattatgatgttttctgggaacaaatcctgcaatattattcttcaaaaaggatactatgattttaaaataagcataacaaaatcggtcttttctagccatgaatttggggatgtcacacttgagGATCTTTTACAAGAGGAGGGAGAATTTGGTTGTGGAGAGATTAATAAAGCTATGTTGAAAAAGAATGTCAAGAATCTGATGGCGATGAGGATGAATCTGAAGGGGATGAGGATTTAACTGATGAGGATGAAAAAGAATTGATGTTAATAAAGTTAGCGGTGTGGAGGTAATTTTAaagttttattcatttatgatttcattagtatattcatttattatttttatgattAAGTATTTAATTTTAAGTGTCTTTTTCTCGTGTAGGAGTATGAAACAAAATttcatatatgcatttgaaaATTAAGGATTTAAGAAAGGAGCTTTttgtaaaaataaatgattgagtGTTAAAGTTTCctgaaaatgaaaatttgaaaCTTCAGAAATTATTGTTGTTAGATGAAGATTTAAGTGCAGAAAAATTCAATTTCGGTCATGATTCACTACATTGTGAACAATCAATCTTGACACATGCTTTTGGTTATTATAATAATGAAGATGAAGGCACAAAAGTTAATGAAGATGAAGACACATAAGTAAATGATCTTGAAGATGATGGTGAAGATTATATGAATGTTTTTCTAAATGATGATGATCAAGGTAAAGGTTGTGGTGCTGAAGTTGATGTCAATGATACTACATTTGAGGACCAGAATGATAAAAATGACGCTCAAGGTAAAGTTGATGGTCGTGATGGTCCCGAATGTGATGTTAATGATCATGCACATTAGGaacatattaataaaattaatgatTTGTTGAATGAGAAGGATGATGATAAAAATGATGATGTTGTTGGTAAAGGAAATTTTAGTAATGAAGATGTTAACCAAGGAAACACAAGTGGATTCAATGAAGAAGATGTCATTAATTTGAATTCGATTGTTGGAAATGTTGTTAAGAGTGTTGGTCTAGTTGATGGTTTTGAAGGTGATGTTAATGATATCCAAGAAGGTATAAGTTTTCGTCAATTCATGTGTAACCcaacttttgaaaaatttcttaatGATTTGGATCAATGcaaacatttattattattttttatatataatttactcatatatgattttaattttgtgtttttgaatATTATAGGTATGAGAATTTGGTTGGGTGTGGTATAAATCAGAAAGCAGCTGAAGATGATATGAATGACATTTTGACTAGTAAGTATTTATGTATCTAATGTTTATACAtaaaatatatatgaatatgttatATAGATGATTCACTTATGATTTTAATAATTTAGGAACTTTAAATTTGGGTTATGATGATACAAACAAAGAAGGAATTTCAGATGATACTGTTAATAAAGTTATTGGAGAAAAGAATAAAGACGATGAATCAATTGCTCCAAGTTTGGTTAAAGGTTGTGTTGGAGGTGAAGGTTTAAATGATAAGGCAAAGAAGGATGGACAAGGTGTGGTAGAATGTGAAGTTGGTACTGATTTCGAAAATAGGGTAGAAGATGATTCAAATAAAAATTTAGACCACGGTAACgagtttataaatattttttattcatatatgattgtGTTTAACAACATTTTTTATGTTTGAATAGTTTTTTTACattcatttatgattttaaattGTAGGTGTAGAAACTATTTCTTGTATGCGAATTCTTAGTCCTGATTATTTAGAGTATTGGTATGATCCAGATGTTCGTTAATGCTATTTGAAGGCAGTAGGAGATCAAAACAAGAATGAAAACCAAATAGTAGAggattcaagtgttaaagatGGAAAAGAAAGTAACAAAGAGGAGAAGAAGGTAGTTGGAGAGGAAACTACTAAAGAAGGTGATGAATTAAATAAAGATCAAAAAATTATAGAATGGAAGGATTCTAATGAGACAAAATCATTGATAAAAGACAAAGCGGAAGGGAAATTTGAGAAGTTTTCTGGTCCAAGCTTTAGCCTTGGTTTTAGTCAAGATTCTCAAGGCTTTAAGAATCCATCCTAAAGTCAAAGTTCTCCTAAACCGATGACAAAGAAAAAGCTTAGGGATAGAACTTATTTGTCAAAATCAAGTTCAAGGCCACAGTCTGCTATTCCAACTGTTGATATTATTAATGTTATTCCAGTTTCTTTTGCACTCGCTGTGGCTATATTAGAAGGACCATCAAAAGCAAATTCTGACCAACGAAGAGTGATAAACGAAGAAGGTCCATCAAAAGCAAAGTTTAAGCAACAAAAAGATATAAATGAAGAAGGAACATCAGAAGTAAGTGTTGAAGGAAAGCGAGAAATGAAGGTTAATTATATTTATAAGTCACCCTTTAAGAAAGGTTAATTGATTTTAAATTCAGTTTGAAAGCAGAAGAAAATATTGTTTGTGAATGGCTTTTCAATCTTCAAGGAAATCCAGGGTAAGTTTTTTAATGATAAGTGTTTATTTTTATAAAGacaagtttttatttttaattacatttaAATAAATATCTACAAGGATATTATTGTGCTTATGCAATCGAATGATTAAAGATTTCTTCATGTTGGAAGTGATTCGATGATGGGTGATTAGATGTTGTTTTTCTAGATGAATATGGTTATTAATATGGTTTATCTTTACAGTTTTATGAACAATGTTGTTCTATATGGTGATGGTTATTCTCAACATCTTTTATATGTATGGTGATAGAAGTtcaatcataaatgaatatattatatttttatatgtagtGACATTTTCAAATACCCATTATCTATGGTttatatgtaatcatatatgatttcatATATTGAACAACAGAgaacatatgttatataattttttttgtaatcataaatgattacatATATTGAACACCTAGTAAcagataataaataattatttatgtttttgtaatcataaatgattatgttATACcccttatttatttttaatcacgAGTGATTATATGCATTTGTAATCATAAAAGACATAAAGTTAGATGTAATCTTAAatgaatatattatatttttatatattgtgACATTTTCTAGTACCCATTATCTGTTGTTTATATGTAATCATCAACTATTTTATATACTAAACGACCGAgaacatatgttatataattatgtatggttttttgtaatcataaatgattacatATACTGAACAACTTAgatgtaatcataaatgattatattcatTTATATGTATTGACATTTTCTAGTACCCCTTATCTGTGGTTTATATGTAATCATAGATGATTTCATATGTTGAACAACAAagaacatatgttatataactatttatgttttttttgtaataaaaaaTGATTACATATATTGAAAAACTAGTTATAGATATTACATAATTATTTATGTTTTTGTAATCataattatttatgtttttttaatcatAAGTGATTATATGCATTTGTAATCATAAAAGACTTAAAGTCAGATAGAAGATGGTTCGAGATCAAAAATGATAAATGTATTTTTTGTATTGCTAACAAAATCGAAGAAAAATATATCAAATTAGATagaaaattttaaacaaaatcaataatactgaattattcatttatgattaagcTAGTAATTACCTATGTATGTTTTATTGATTGTTCTGTTGCAAGTTTGGTAGCGCATGTACACAAGTTATGAGGAGCCCTTTCTCCACATCATGAGCATATTTTTGATTGCTTGTTTGAATTATTTTATGCTTTTTCAGCTGTACTTTGAATTATGTTCTTCTTTCCACTTCCTTTATTACTTTGAACATTTAGAACATTTATGTGAATGTCTTTTGGAATAGAAATGCCCATAAGCCTTCCTACCTTTTCAACATTTCTCCTATTTTTCGATAATTCATTTGTAGGATCATTCTCATATTCCTTCAGCATTCTTTCTGTTATCTTAACAAAAGAAtccatttttctttattttttcttaCGAAGCTCAAACATGCTTCAAAGATGTGATATGCATTGATTGACGAATCTGTTAATTTTACTATCTTTTGATTGGTGTACATGTCTACCAAAATGATAATGCCTTGATATTACATCATTTCTCCAACGATTCTCAATGTATTGTCAAGCATCTCTTTAATTCCAAGTTTCATGATTATGTTGAATGCATGTCTACACAAAGTCCCAAAGTGGTTGAAGTGTTCCAACATGTTTGTAATGACAATACCAAGCACATTTGTAGATTTGTTTTTGGACttcataaaacaatgtacttgtatAAACTTTTGCAGTGTGTTTTTATATTGGTCGCATTGAAACAAATTTATATACCGCCTTCTTTGTTTCATGATCAAGCTCCTTTTGGgtgtttctttgtttttgaattgCAGTGTCATAATTCAACATGAAATGTAAAAGTAAATTTCCAGATTGCgagtaagtgttgaagaaggaattCATGCTTTCTAATCTTGAAGTGGTTTTCAACAATCCATACATTCTAGTGTCATTGAAGTATGCATGTATCCATTTGTCATGTAATTCAAACATATCATTGAACCATCTTTTATCTTCTAGATtgaattaattaataatcaaCTCCCACTTCTTCTCAAATTCATCAGGTTTGATATGCATGTTCCAAACAAACTTATTAAATCTCTTCTTGAAGtccttatttttaaataaatcccTAGTAACCTATGGGTTAATTAACAATGTTACTTATATTAGTTTTTAGGtacattaatatataaataaacagTATTATATTATTAATTGTATAATTTTTTGGATatatcatatatgaataatcatatatgattatctattctaatatatgattatttatttattgtaatGTACAAATATATACgactaatcatatatgattagttATATAGGTTTTTACattataataaattatttatcatATTAttcatcatatatgattaaaatacttaatcatatataatttatcatttatgattaaatagtgtaatatattattttatcatattttgttataCATTTGCTTGAAGTTTTTTCATTATGTGCCACATACATAGTATGTGTCTGAAATTTGGTAAGACGGATTGCACAACTTGTTTTATTGCTGAATCTTGATTAATTAGAACAATTTTTGGTGCTTTTTATTCATGAAGTTTTTTCATTATGTGCCACATACATAATATGTGTCTGAAATTTGGTAAGACAGATTGCACAACTTGTTTTATTGCTGAATCTTGATTAATTAGAACAATTTTTGGTGTTTTTTATTCATGAGCTCTAAGAAAAGCTTTATGTAGCCATTCATAGGACTTAATTGTCTCTTTACTTAGAAAACCAGTGCCAACAGTAACTGATTTCTTATGGTGGTCAATTGTTATGAATGGAACAAATACCATTTTATACCTATATAAAGAAAATGTGTTTAGtacaatcatatttgattaacaatatgtttaaatttaattttataatttttttagtttaatcgtaaataaataaaattttaaagtatataatatattaacttaCTTGTTTGTTCTAAAAATTGCATCAAAAGATATAATTTCGTCAATCAAAAGATATACTAACTGATCTTCATCACATAAGAGCTCAAATGAATAGTTTGGATATATATCTCTACAatcattcattttgtttttcattatcTGAGCATCTTTGTAGCATAAGATTCAGTTTACTCGTCTCCTCAAGTTTTTGCAGTATGTTACCTTTGCCCTTACATATTCATATCCACCTTTGAAAACTGCACGCATTTTGTGAGCCATCGTTGGCCCCATTTTAGTTGTTGATGTGCGTAGCACAAACTCTTTTTCAGAATGTGACATCTTTCTTGCCTTTTTCATATAAGATCTATCCTCAATATTTTCCAATGGGTTGTTGTGCAATTCAAAGAATTCCTTAACTTTGTAACCTATTGTTCCATCAACATTTTCAAATATAATCCTTGCTGTACACCCAATAATTATCTTGTTTGAATCTGTTTTCCATTAACAGAACTTGTAACCAATGTATCAAAAGGTTTTGTTTTATCCTTGCCACCCtattacatataacatatatttttttaattatttagcaAATGTATTTTGATTGGTTACTCGTTGTTGTATGAAAACCTACCATTTCTTCgtattcaatatatatttttacTACAAAATTTAGTGATTTAAAAACGTTATTTACAACTGGTACATTATCATATATGACTAatcatatattagaatttataatcatatatggttatacattgtaatatatatgtaatcctattttatattgtttaatcataaatgattaatcATTTGTATTTATACATTGTCATATATGACTAATCATATATTaggatgtataatcatatatgattatatagtttaatatatcattaattatatatttcaatTCTGATAAATCATGTGTTTGTACATTGTTATATATGACTAAGCATATGTTATATTGTCtaaacatatatgattatacattgtaatatataagtaatcatattttatactatttaatcataaatgattaatcatatgtatttatacattGCCATATATGACTAATCATATATTAGGatgtataattatatatgattatatagtattatatatcattaattatatattccaATGTATGAACACATATGATAAATCACATCTATTTGTACATTGTCATATATGACTAATCATATATTAgaaagtataatcatatatgattatacattgtAAAATTTAAGTAATCATATTTGATACTATTTAATGATAAATGtttaatcatatgtatttatacattGTCATATATGAGTAATCATATATTAGGATGTATAATCTTATATGATTACACAATTTAAtacatcattaattatatatttcaatGTATGAATACATATGATAAATCATATGTGTTTGCACATTGTCGTATATGACTAGTCATATATTAgaaagtataatcatatatgattatacgttctaatatataaataatcatattttataCAGTTTACTGATAATTGaataatcatatgtatttatacattGTCATATATGACTAATCATATATTatgatgtataatcatatatgattaaacagtttaatatatcattaattatatatttcaatGTTTGAACACATATGATAAATCATATGTGTTTGTATAatgtcatatatgattaatcatatattatactgtttaatcataaatgaatatactatATAATCGTAAATAGTTATACAGTTTAATACATCTTTAATAATATATTTCAATTTATGCACATATATGATatatcatgtgtttgtacactgtcatatatatttaatcatatattagactgcataatcatatatgattaatcatatgttACAATTTGTAAAGAAATATTATTAGTCATATCTGTTTATACATTTGCAATATATGATAAATCATAAATTACAACGCATAATTTTATACTATTATGCAGTTTAATATATGATTAACACATTATCAGTTATTTGTTTTGTTTACGACTGAGAAAAAATCAAAATgaactttttaaattataatgCAATACGTAATAAATTATTTTTACTCGATCGTATTTTGAAGGTTTTGATGTTGATTTTGATAAGTTAATGAAATTAAATCGATTTGTTCGTCATTACGATATGAATTGATTTCAATTGTGATAGTATCTCTTGTGATACACTCGTTAATTTCTTTAGAATACGACATCATGTATGAAATTTGATTTGGATTCAATATTCAAATGCTCTTAAGCTCTTTTGAATTATGATGATGAATGTAATGTGATTGTTTCTTCAATTTGAGGATTATATCTCGTATTTTGAAAATATGAACGAATGCTTTGTTTCGACTGTTTTCTTCGATTTGAAGATGCTCATTAATTTAATAACAGATTCAGTAAAAATAGGAACTTTAAGATGAAATTGAATGAATTGTTTAAGTTGGTTGATAGGATTAGAGGATTGATATTGAGAATCGATGATTTAGCGATATGAAGATTTTTTGTTTCGTAATCGTATAACAGAGAAAAATGAATGTGTGCACTTTCTAAACATAAACATGAAATTTAGTGTTGTACCCCTGAATACGGAAGTTAAAGTTAGAATGTACTGGCTGATGATTCGGCTCAAAatgtctattttttttttttatctcaagagaaccatatatatatatatatatatatatatatatatatatatatatatatatatatatatatatatatatatatatatatatatatagtggtggACACAGAACATTTTCGTAGGGGTGgcactaaattttttttttcaaataaatctaTATTAGTAGTGTCACTCGTGTTTTAAGCCGGTGCACCAAatagaaaaaacatttaaaaaaaaaatttacattaCGTGCCGGCATCGGAGCAGTGGCCCGGGACCCTTGGGGCACCACTATGGTccgccactatatatatatacacaccaaAAAAACCAATGTTTAAAAATCATATACTTTTTTCAAAAAACTTAAAGGATATTTATGTAACTATCTTTCTTTTAACCTATTTCTTATGAATAACATTCACTTGACTACCTTAAGAGTGGACCCTTGACACGTCAAAAGCAACAAACAAAATGCGACAATGTTTACTCAATTACGTAGGTTGTCtccccctttttgttattttacatttaaaatcaaaaataaaatttggAATTATCGTATGAGTTATTCCAACAATTAGAATCTCTTGAACATATTTTTTTCAATATGACAAAATAACGGCAAATAACATTATACTTATTCTTACTTCTAGTTGGATAAATAAATTCCCAATATGAATGTAGAAGGTAGACATACAAACTTGATTACCATTGggattatataataaaatatttatcaatTTAAAACTTCAAGTTTCAACACTTTGATGTCATGAACTATCTGATAGATCAAAACCAAAGATATAAAACGATAACAAACAAAGGGATTCATGACATAAACGACTTCAATAGGCGACGCTCTAATAATTAGGACTTTACACCTTTATAAAAATGCTTAtgatataataatatataaacgGTCTAATGTCCTTACTGATGATTTATAATAATCCGTGAGAAAAGAATATAGAAAAGGAACTTCAGTGAGAAAAAGTATAGTATGTTACAAATTGTCATTATTGGTGATTTTTTTATAGTGTATTTACGTTGATAAAAGTGGACAGAAATGACCTTACAAAATGGTTTTGACTGTTGAAaaaataaaacaaggaaaaaaggATTCAAAAGGATATAAGATTCAAAGATAAAGCATAAAGCTAAAACATTACATGCTTTTCTTATTCACCACCCCGAATAAATCAATGGAACCAAAAGCATGGACTTTTCTTATCAAAGAATTCTCtgagttttgatttttttttatttatttatttttattaatatctTAATCAATCTATAAAAATGCACTTAGTAGATATTAGGtcgatgtaaaaaaaaaaaacttattgccTTACATAAGCTCTAGAAGACTAAAACCTATACCTTTAAGTAAGGCGTTTTATCTATTTTTTTAGTCTACTAAATATTCAAAATATGGATGACAACGAGTAACACGTAACTCctaaaataaatgataaaagaaAAATGAACCATATCTAATAACGTTCTCTTCTTCCCTTAGTAATTTACAAAGCCTTCAATGGTTCTATTAAGTAGTTTCTT is a window of Lactuca sativa cultivar Salinas chromosome 1, Lsat_Salinas_v11, whole genome shotgun sequence DNA encoding:
- the LOC111893731 gene encoding uncharacterized protein LOC111893731, translating into MNVFLNDDDQGKGCGAEVDVNDTTFEDQNDKNDAQGKVDGRDGPECDDDDKNDDVVGKGNFSNEDVNQGNTSGFNEEDVINLNSIVGNVVKSVGLVDGFEGDVNDIQEGISFRQFMYENLVGCGINQKAAEDDMNDILTRTLNLGYDDTNKEGISDDTVNKVIGEKNKDDESIAPSLVKGCVGGEGLNDKAKKDGQGVVECEVGTDFENRVEDDSNKNLDHGVETISLGDQNKNENQIVEDSSVKDGKESNKEEKKVVGEETTKEGDELNKDQKIIEWKDSNETKSLIKDKAEGKFEKFSGPSFSLGFSQDSQGFKNPS